A single region of the Montipora capricornis isolate CH-2021 chromosome 13, ASM3666992v2, whole genome shotgun sequence genome encodes:
- the LOC138030477 gene encoding uncharacterized protein, with translation MLTLEELKDAKSVILKQVQKTFFWEELKALESGQSVHKQSSLMSLHPFVEDGLIRIGGRLQQVEATFEELHPVLVKKCGVIDQLVLHIHEQMQHAGTGTVISELRRQGIWILRSKKTVSSVIRKCRKCSRFLAGPASEQTPPFPRCRVTCRRPFEATGMDLGGPLYLKERCKAWFVVFTCMTVRAIHLEIVTSLSVEALIQALQRFMNRRGVPQLCISDHGTNFVAAAKWVREKNLDMKWQFVVERGSWWGGAWERLVGVVKGLLRRSLGQAVLSWEELVTALTEVEKVINRRPVTYLWESSEPGGGVPIPLSPEQFLLPPRTDVKEEERVLNVSKEFQTRKMQLKGQFHLREEPEVEERSFVLTALGTIENVIATC, from the coding sequence ATGCTGACCTTGGAGGAGTTGAAAGATGCCAAATCGGTCATTCTAAAACAAGTACAAAAGACGTTTTTCTGGGAAGAGTTGAAAGCATTGGAAAGTGGCCAATCAGTTCACAAACAGTCGAGTTTGATGTCCCTACACCCGTTCGTTGAGGATGGATTAATTAGAATAGGGGGCCGCTTACAGCAGGTTGAAGCAACCTTTGAGGAACTCCATCCCGTCCTTGTTAAGAAGTGTGGTGTCATCGACCAGTTAGTGCTTCACATTCACGAACAGATGCAACACGCCGGTACTGGGACAGTTATCTCGGAGCTGAGACGCCAAGGCATTTGGATTCTGCGATCAAAGAAGACTGTCTCATCAGTTATAAGAAAGTGCCGAAAATGCAGTCGGTTTCTTGCTGGTCCTGCGTCTGAACAGACTCCGCCATTCCCTCGATGCCGTGTAACCTGTAGACGCCCTTTTGAAGCTACTGGCATGGATCTAGGAGGACCTCTCTACCTTAAGGAGAGATGCAAAGCCTGGTTCGTTGTGTTCACATGCATGACAGTTAGAGCCATCCATTTGgagattgtgacgtcattgtCTGTAGAAGCTTTGATTCAGGCCTTGCAGAGGTTTATGAACAGACGAGGTGTTCCACAGCTATGTATAAGTGACCATGGAACAAACTTCGTGGCTGCAGCCAAGTGGGTGAGAGAGAAAAATCTGGACATGAAGTGGCAGTTTGTGGTTGAACGAGGATCTTGGTGGGGAGGAGCCTGGGAGAGATTAGTGGGCGTTGTCAAGGGACTTCTACGCCGCTCGTTGGGCCAAGCTGTGCTTTCCTGGGAGGAATTGGTAACCGCCCTAACTGAGGTAGAGAAAGTTATCAACCGCCGGCCTGTCACTTACCTGTGGGAATCGAGTGAACCAGGTGGTGGAGTGCCTATCCCTTTGAGTCCTGAACAGTTCCTTTTGCCACCCCGTACAGATgtcaaagaagaagaaagagtaCTGAATGTCTCAAAGGAATTTCAGACGAGGAAGATGCAGCTGAAGGGGCAGTTCCACCTCCGAGAAGAACCCGAAGTGGAAGAGAGGTCGTTCGTCCTCACCGCTTTAGGGACAATTGAAAATGTAATTGCAACTTGCTAA
- the LOC138030478 gene encoding uncharacterized protein, translating into MKTKQIDQLRRARTGLRGWMTRDFDAVTSIIESHSPEVERVEEKLGSIVTRLQKAEDLQMEIEKLLNNDDEVRAEVDAQGYWFDMVRERIHRVKSWLKDRQKQDSSEKAERVEPVTSIAKNTSCTPKMKLPKTDLRKFSGDVLDWPEFWDIFRVAVHDNIVIPPVQKFVYLKSLLTGEAAGYVANFKTEEANYELAVERLQSRYGKDDVQRNRLMTKVADMKPIDQSNKAMRDTVDERCATVRALQVQGVTPDQYGALLMPLIESKQPKDWRLEWARQKTTVGKDTVTFSKLLEFFWRLLCRRKLLENADCGLRLGDVLDGEFNVVEVTARGVNIASTFTFQAVVITNLSGVFERVEPESYLALREVVGGLPILADLAGPGTDNIGIVFAEDCYDSIVKGMTLKLRNGLKGTPTIFGWILHGGDKSIPIAGMAARAHAYAFRASVHKQLQNFWTLDHLGVTSDEMLERDLELEVKNNIKRNETGKFVVSWPWKPQARKNVALNKVLSETRLRRMVKRMTPEEYGAYDNQLKILLQEGHIEQLPRNCIPESYLPHRGVVKPDHETTKLRIVHDASAKSEGGLSLNDVLEKGPNLLPLLWGILLRFRVGKVGVVGDLEKAFLQLTLEEKDRNVCCFLWLNPQGEIEEYRYRKVIFGAKSSPFLLQAVLKYHLEGFVGESQIASQLLLNLYMDDPVNSVENTEKAREFWHEAVNIFKDGGFNLRKFRSNDEVLLHEIADGQVQQFHKVLGVSWDLKSDELLPLAGVDDIMPKTLTEREVLSLLSKIYDPSGLVSPVVTPLKIIVQNLWKEKVEWDEEVNQEFRSRVGEALKGFSGGNHLRRNTVAARIHKSVASCHH; encoded by the exons ATGAAGACGAAACAAATAGACCAGCTGAGGAGAGCTCGTACGGGATTAAGAGGCTGGATGACAAGAGATTTCGACGCTGTTACTAGCATTATTGAATCCCACTCACCTGAGGTTGAGAGAGTGGAAGAAAAGCTCGGTTCAATTGTTACAAGATTGCAGAAAGCCGAAGATTTGCAGATGGAGATCGAAAAGCTCTTGAACAACGACGATGAAGTACGGGCTGAAGTGGACGCTCAAGGTTACTGGTTTGATATGGTCAGAGAACGTATTCATAGAGTGAAATCGTGGCTAAAAGATCGGCAAAAGCAAGATTCGAGTGAGAAGGCAGAGAGAGTTGAACCTGTCACTTCAATTGCAAAGAATACGTCATGTACACCCAAAATGAAATTACCGAAGACCGATCTGAGAAAATTCTCGGGCGATGTTTTGGATTGGCCTGAATTCTGGGACATTTTCAGGGTAGCTGTGCATGATaacattgttatacctcccGTACAGAAGTTTGTTTACCTAAAATCATTATTGACCGGTGAAGCAGCTGGATATGTTGCTAACTTTAAAACAGAAGAAGCAAACTACGAACTTGCTGTAGAGCGCCTTCAGTCACGCTATGGTAAGGACGACGTACAAAGGAACCGCCTCATGACAAAGGTAGCAGACATGAAACCAATTGATCAGTCAAACAAGGCGATGAGAGATACAGTAGATGAACGTTGTGCAACTGTTCGAGCGCTTCAAGTACAAGGAGTTACTCCGGATCAATATGGAGCTTTATTGATGCCTTTGATTGAATCAAAGCAACCCAAGGACTGGAGATTGGAGTGGGCCCGACAGAAAACAACTGTGGGAAAGGACACCGTCACCTTCTCAAAGTTGTTAGAATTCTT TTGGCGTCTATTGTGCCGAAGAAAGTTGTTGGAAAACGCCGACTGCGGATTGAGACTCGGAGATGTGTTGGATGGTGAATTTAATGTGGTTGAGGTGACGGCACGGGGAGTGAACATTGCCAGTACCTTCACCTTTCAGGCTGTGGTAATAACTAATTTGTCAGGTGTTTTTGAGAGGGTAGAACCTGAGTCGTATCTAGCTCTTCGGGAGGTTGTTGGTGGTCTTCCAATCCTTGCTGATCTCGCTGGTCCTGGTACAGACAACATTGGTATTGTGTTTGCAGAAGATTGCTATGATAGTATTGTTAAAGGTATGACGTTGAAATTGAGGAATGGTCTTAAGGGAACACCAACAATTTTCGGGTGGATTCTTCATGGTGGAGATAAGTCTATCCCAATTGCAGGCATGGCAGCTAGAGCTCATGCCTACGCGTTTAGAGCCTCTGTTCACAAACAGCTTCAGAACTTCTGGACTTTGGATCACCTTGGTGTTACAAGTGATGAGATGTTGGAACGAGATCTTGAACTGGAAGTGAAGAACAACATTAAGCGTAATGAAACTGGCAAGTTTGTTGTGTCGTGGCCTTGGAAGCCTCAAGCGCGGAAAAACGTAGCTCTGAATAAAGTCCTCAGTGAAACAAGGCTTCGTCGAATGGTGAAAAGGATGACACCCGAGGAGTATGGGGCATATGACAATCAGTTGAAGATTCTCCTACAAGAGGGTCACATTGAGCAGTTACCGAGGAACTGTATTCCTGAATCTTATCTTCCACACCGGGGCGTTGTTAAGCCGGATCACGAGACAACTAAATTGCGCATAGTTCATGATGCATCAGCCAAGTCTGAGGGCGGCCTTTCACTTAATGATGTCCTCGAGAAAGGACCAAATCTTTTACCGCTACTGTGGGGCATACTTCTCCGCTTCCGTGTTGGCAAGGTCGGTGTCGTGGGTGATCTTGAGAAAGCTTTTCTGCAGTTGACGCTTGAGGAAAAAGACCGGAATGTTTGTTGTTTCTTGTGGCTTAATCCCCAGGGAGAAATTGAAGAGTATAGATACAGAAAGGTAATCTTTGGGGCAAAATCATCACCATTTCTACTGCAGGCAGTCCTAAAGTACCATTTAGAGGGTTTTGTTGGCGAATCGCAGATTGCTTCTCAACTTCTCCTTAACCTCTATATGGATGACCCTGTGAACTCTGTGGAGAACACTGAGAAAGCTAGGGAGTTTTGGCACGAGGCAGTCAACATATTTAAAGACGGTGGTTTCAACCTGCGGAAATTCCGATCCAATGATGAAGTTTTGCTCCATGAGATTGCAGATGGTCAAGTGCAACAATTCCACAAGGTTTTAGGGGTCAGCTGGGATTTGAAATCTGATGAACTTTTGCCGCTTGCTGGTGTGGATGATATTATGCCCAAGACACTTACGGAAAGAGAAGTGCTTTCCTTGTTGTCTAAGATTTATGACCCAAGTGGACTTGTGAGCCCAGTTGTTACTCCACTGAAGATTATTGTCCAGAATTTATGGAAAGAGAAGGTTGAATGGGATGAGGAAGTTAACCAGGAATTTCGAAGCCGGGTTGGGGAAGCTTTGAAAGGTTTCTCTGGTGGAAACCATCTTAGGCGTAACACCGTCGCTGCAAGAATACACAAGAGTGTCGCTTCATGTCATCACTGA